The Corynebacterium simulans genome contains a region encoding:
- the aroA gene encoding 3-phosphoshikimate 1-carboxyvinyltransferase — protein MSLYWSAPRATGPLDWEQPIPGSKSITNRAYILAALADSPSILRNPLQSRDTRLMEAALESMGVAFRHEGNDVHVNPGPLHGATVECGLAGTVMRFVPPVAALANGPVRIDGDPQARKRPMGTMLSALRSLGVEVEGEGLPFAISSTSVPVGGAVTIDASGSSQFVSGLLLSGARFREGITVTHEGGPLPSLPHIEMTCAMLRQAGVEVEESNNTWRVSPGPIAGGEWNIEPDLSNATPFMAAAAVAGGRVTIPQWPQHTTQPGAEMCEILQAMGAHVEQTEDSVTVIGAADGDLHGIEKHMGDIGELTPTVAALCALASSPSRLNGIAHLRGHETDRLTALATEINALGGKVTELSDGLYIEPAQLHGGKWNSYADHRMATAGAIIGLRVKGVEVEDINTTAKTLPGFAGMWEEMLEAARG, from the coding sequence CCATTCCAGGGTCGAAGTCGATCACTAACCGCGCCTATATTCTGGCAGCGTTGGCTGACTCTCCATCTATCCTGCGCAATCCGTTGCAGTCACGCGATACGCGTCTTATGGAGGCAGCGCTTGAGTCCATGGGCGTTGCCTTCCGCCACGAAGGCAACGACGTCCACGTCAATCCGGGCCCGCTGCACGGCGCCACCGTCGAGTGCGGTCTCGCAGGAACGGTCATGCGCTTTGTCCCACCCGTCGCAGCACTAGCCAATGGCCCTGTCCGCATCGACGGTGACCCGCAAGCACGCAAGCGCCCAATGGGCACGATGCTTTCCGCACTGCGCAGCCTCGGCGTTGAGGTCGAGGGCGAGGGCCTGCCCTTTGCCATCTCGTCCACGTCAGTTCCAGTAGGCGGCGCAGTGACTATCGACGCCTCCGGTTCCTCCCAGTTCGTCTCCGGGCTCTTGCTTTCGGGCGCGCGCTTTAGGGAAGGCATCACCGTCACCCACGAAGGCGGCCCGCTTCCTTCCCTGCCGCATATCGAGATGACCTGTGCGATGCTGCGCCAAGCCGGCGTCGAAGTCGAAGAAAGTAACAATACCTGGCGCGTTAGCCCCGGCCCCATCGCCGGCGGGGAATGGAACATCGAGCCCGATCTCTCCAACGCCACTCCGTTCATGGCCGCAGCAGCGGTTGCTGGCGGTCGCGTAACCATCCCGCAGTGGCCACAGCACACGACCCAGCCGGGCGCTGAGATGTGCGAGATCCTGCAAGCCATGGGCGCCCACGTGGAACAAACAGAAGATTCCGTCACCGTCATCGGTGCCGCGGACGGCGACCTGCATGGCATCGAAAAGCACATGGGCGATATCGGCGAGCTCACGCCTACCGTCGCTGCCCTGTGTGCGCTTGCTTCCTCGCCCTCGCGTCTTAACGGCATCGCTCACCTGCGCGGCCACGAAACAGACCGTCTGACAGCGCTCGCAACCGAAATCAACGCCCTAGGTGGCAAGGTCACGGAGCTTTCCGACGGCCTCTATATCGAACCGGCGCAGCTCCACGGCGGGAAGTGGAATTCCTACGCGGACCACCGCATGGCAACCGCCGGCGCCATCATCGGGCTGCGCGTTAAAGGCGTGGAAGTAGAAGACATCAACACCACTGCGAAAACACTTCCTGGCTTTGCGGGAATGTGGGAAGAAATGCTGGAGGCCGCCCGTGGCTAG